DNA sequence from the Amycolatopsis sp. Hca4 genome:
AAATCCCCATCGCAGATGCGATGTGCGCTTGCGGCCATCCGGCCTGGTGACGCTGGACGATCAGCAACCGGCCCAGAAAGGTGGTCCGGGCGTTACGGTGAGACACGAGAGCCTCCGGTTGGCGTGGGTCCTAGACAAGCCACACCTCAACCGGAGGCCCTCCCCACGTCAACCACGACCCACCGCCACCAACGTCCTGGCCAAGTACACCTAGCAGGGCGGACGTGTGAGGTCGGGGACGCGGCGCGGTTGAAGCCGTTTGCCTGCGGCCCATGGGGACGAGTGCCGTGGCCGGACGCTCGTCAGAGCAGCCACGGGATCGCCCCCTGCTCCCGGATAGCAAAAAGACCCAGGTCGATGACCTGGGTCTTGCGCTCCCCCGCTTGGACTCGAACCAAGAACCCTCCGGTTAACAGCCGAATGCTCTGCCAGTTGAGCTACAGGGGAATGTTGCTCACTTCCGGTGCCGGTCTCTCCGACCGACGAGAAGAACTTTAGACCATGCCCCCGAAGCCCCGTGCACCACCCCCCACTTAGCGCAACCGCCCCCGCTCGCGCGGTTTTCCTGGACAATGGACAGTCGGACGACCTAACGACGGAAGGCGTGGACGCGGATGAAGAAGTTCCTGCTGGGGGCAGGCCTGGGGTACGTACTGGGCGCCAAGGCAGGCCGGGGGCGGTACGAGCAGCTCGTGCGCACCTACCGCCGGGTCGTCGACCACCCGATGGTCCAAGGCGCTGCCGGGGTGGCCCGCGCGAAGATCGGGGAGAAGATCAAGCGCTGACCCGAGCCACGAAGAACACGCGGCGGAACTCGAACCACGTCACTCCGTCCGGCCGGGGTGGGTAGGCCTCGCGCAACAGCGGGGCCAGCGAGGCGCGGAACTGCTCCCACTCCGCGTCGGCCAAGGCTGCGCGGATCGGGCGCAACGCCGTCCCGGTGATCCACTCCAGCACCGGTGACGGCCCGGTCAGGGGCTGGACGTACGTCGTCTCCCAGGCGTCGACGTCGCAGCCCGCGTCGGCCAGGAGGTTCGCGTACTCCACCGGCGTCGACACCGCGTCGTCCTCGCGCAGGGCCACCTCCGCCAAGCGGGACGCCCACGCCGGGGACGCCGCCAGCGAGCGTGTCAGCGCGTGCGAAGGCGCGTTGAAGTTGCCCGGCACCTGCACCGCCAGGTACGCCCCCTCGGGCAGCGTCGACGCCCATCGCCGCAGCAGCGCGGCGTGGTCGGGGACCCACTGCAGGACGGCGTTCGACACCACGACGTCGGTGTCGGGCGCCGGCTTCCAGTCGCGGATGTCGAGCTGCTCCGCGTC
Encoded proteins:
- a CDS encoding trans-aconitate 2-methyltransferase, whose translation is MWDPGKYLDYADLRARPFYDLVSRIGAAAPRRVVDLGCGPGNLTVSLRDRWPSAALECSDSSPEMVAAARARGLDAEQLDIRDWKPAPDTDVVVSNAVLQWVPDHAALLRRWASTLPEGAYLAVQVPGNFNAPSHALTRSLAASPAWASRLAEVALREDDAVSTPVEYANLLADAGCDVDAWETTYVQPLTGPSPVLEWITGTALRPIRAALADAEWEQFRASLAPLLREAYPPRPDGVTWFEFRRVFFVARVSA